A region from the Anderseniella sp. Alg231-50 genome encodes:
- a CDS encoding NUDIX hydrolase, whose translation MFSARNSALQIGALPCRKGNGSLEVCLITSRGGGRWIIPKGWPETDLSHVEVAAQEAWEEAGLTGPVNRDLYASYTASKELEPGVGIPVRMDVYLMINPKQAKKFPELGERKVKWLSIDKAAERVDEDGLKDVLIKLKTDGLPT comes from the coding sequence ATGTTTTCTGCCCGTAACTCAGCCCTGCAAATCGGTGCCCTGCCATGCCGCAAAGGCAACGGATCACTGGAGGTCTGCCTGATCACGTCCCGCGGCGGCGGCAGGTGGATCATCCCCAAGGGGTGGCCGGAAACAGACCTCAGCCATGTCGAGGTTGCGGCGCAGGAAGCCTGGGAAGAAGCTGGCCTGACCGGACCGGTAAACCGCGATCTTTATGCATCCTACACGGCATCAAAGGAACTTGAGCCGGGGGTTGGAATTCCGGTGCGCATGGATGTCTACCTGATGATAAATCCTAAACAGGCCAAGAAGTTTCCGGAACTGGGAGAGCGCAAGGTCAAGTGGTTGTCCATAGACAAGGCTGCCGAACGAGTGGACGAAGACGGTTTGAAAGATGTGCTGATCAAACTGAAAACCGACGGCTTGCCCACCTAG
- a CDS encoding inorganic phosphate transporter, translating into MSDDVQPDAPQLRKTSLDKDLSKLSSMETATRALSMQLLAPGLAIVFLACAGLLAAAYSGENPNSALIVAAAIIGGYMALNIGANDVANNVGPAVGSKAMSLMAALVIAAVFESAGAIIAGGDVVSTISKGIVDPKQVADANTFVWAMMAALLSCAMWVNLATWLGAPVSTTHSVVGGVMGAGIAAAGFSVVNWGVMGAIAASWVISPLLGGGIAALFLWFIKSNIIYQDDKIAAARKWVPVLVSIMLAAFTCYLVMKGLKKVWKPDLSVIAMLGLAVFGASVLVLRPIIRTQSQGMENRNQSLRKLFHIPLIFSAMLLSFAHGANDVANAVGPLAAILHTIQSGSVDAKVGIPLWVMMIGAFGISLGLFLYGPKLIRMVGEQITKMNPMRAFCVALSAAITVLIASGLGLPVSSTHIAVGGVFGVGFLREYYTTHSKRRRTYLARKAGNTRFTQVQADERSEDEIVYRKLVRRSHFMTIVAAWLITVPATAVLAGALYFVLQQMG; encoded by the coding sequence ATGAGTGACGACGTCCAACCAGATGCGCCCCAGTTGCGCAAGACTTCGCTCGACAAGGATCTGTCAAAACTCTCCAGTATGGAAACCGCCACCAGAGCGCTGTCCATGCAGCTTCTGGCACCTGGCCTGGCGATTGTGTTTCTGGCCTGTGCCGGGTTGCTGGCCGCCGCTTATTCCGGTGAAAATCCGAACAGCGCGCTGATCGTTGCAGCCGCCATCATCGGTGGTTACATGGCGCTTAACATCGGCGCAAATGACGTGGCCAACAATGTCGGCCCTGCCGTGGGCTCCAAGGCCATGTCCTTGATGGCCGCGCTGGTGATTGCGGCTGTTTTTGAAAGCGCAGGCGCCATTATCGCCGGCGGCGATGTTGTTTCAACCATCTCAAAGGGCATTGTCGACCCCAAACAGGTGGCCGATGCAAACACCTTCGTGTGGGCCATGATGGCTGCACTGCTGTCGTGCGCCATGTGGGTCAACCTGGCAACCTGGCTCGGCGCGCCGGTGTCTACCACCCATTCGGTTGTAGGCGGTGTGATGGGCGCCGGCATTGCCGCTGCCGGTTTCAGCGTGGTGAACTGGGGAGTGATGGGCGCCATTGCGGCAAGCTGGGTGATCTCACCGCTTCTGGGCGGCGGCATCGCCGCGCTGTTCTTGTGGTTCATCAAGTCGAACATCATCTACCAGGATGACAAGATTGCCGCAGCGCGCAAATGGGTTCCGGTGCTGGTCTCCATCATGCTCGCAGCGTTTACCTGTTACCTGGTCATGAAAGGCCTCAAAAAAGTGTGGAAACCTGACCTTTCGGTCATCGCCATGCTGGGCCTGGCGGTGTTCGGTGCTTCCGTTCTGGTACTGCGTCCGATCATCCGCACTCAGTCGCAGGGCATGGAAAACCGCAATCAATCTCTGCGAAAACTGTTTCATATTCCATTGATCTTTTCCGCCATGCTGTTGTCTTTCGCCCATGGCGCCAACGATGTCGCAAACGCGGTCGGCCCGCTTGCCGCCATCCTGCACACCATCCAGTCCGGTTCGGTGGACGCCAAGGTCGGTATCCCCTTGTGGGTCATGATGATCGGCGCCTTCGGCATCAGCCTTGGTCTGTTTCTGTATGGTCCCAAACTCATCAGAATGGTCGGCGAACAGATCACCAAGATGAATCCGATGCGGGCATTCTGTGTGGCGCTTTCTGCGGCCATTACAGTGTTGATTGCCTCCGGACTGGGTCTGCCTGTCAGTTCCACCCACATTGCCGTGGGCGGGGTGTTCGGTGTTGGTTTCCTGCGCGAATATTACACAACGCATTCCAAACGCCGGCGCACCTATCTGGCCCGAAAGGCAGGCAATACCAGGTTCACACAGGTCCAGGCCGATGAGCGCAGCGAAGACGAAATCGTCTACCGCAAACTGGTGCGCAGATCACACTTCATGACAATTGTCGCGGCATGGCTCATCACGGTACCGGCAACCGCCGTGCTGGCTGGGGCACTGTACTTCGTACTGCAGCAAATGGGTTGA
- a CDS encoding FAD-dependent oxidoreductase — translation MKSTARVVIVGGGVMGVGLLYSLVKEGWSDVVLVEKGELTSGSTWHAAGQCPHFTGSLNLAKIHHEGTLVYPRLEEETGEAVSWHGCGGLRLAITDAEVEWFKQVYGVSKLIGYEAALIGPDEIKKYHPYLETFGVKMAYVTVTDGHVAPADVTNSMAAGARQGGAEIYRRTMVENIELLPTGEWKVITDKGSIVCEHVVNAAGSYADVVGAWTGHNVPICNMLHHYLITEPVQELIDLKDELPVVRDPYSHSYLREETNGVLVGPYETEGAHVCWDGKPPTWDFENELITPELDRLMPWLEKATERMPIFANAGIKSVISGAITHTPDANFLLGPAPGPANYWMATGASIGVCQGAGAGKYLAQWMVHGATDINMAEFDPRRFGNWADKDYATELSIVDYQHMYYCYRHGEQHMNKRPLRTSSLYDRLKDRGAQFQAVFGWERARWFSTDGKSEDYSFRRSNWFDVVAEECKAVRETAGLMDLTTFAKFDVKGKDAESFLERICANRIPKKVGGIMLGHLVKEGGRIESEITVTRLGEEHFYVLSAAVAQLHDMDALRWRRSKDEVVTITDVTDDFGVLALAGPLSRDILQPHTPQDLSNDGLRWLRGTITEVAGIKDVRLMRVNYVGELGWEIHAPMDGLPAIFDALMATGEPLGMRLFGAYAMNSLRMEKAYRGWGTELTQEVTLIEGDMERFCRLDKEFIGKAATQASKQRGPRIQLVYMEVETTDADCAGNEPIYQNGEIVGLTTGGAYGHAVKKSLTFAYLDPKKADMAKDFEIMMFDEMQPARIIEQPAWDPENVRLRA, via the coding sequence ATGAAATCGACTGCGCGGGTTGTCATCGTTGGCGGCGGTGTAATGGGCGTCGGCCTGTTGTATTCTCTGGTAAAAGAAGGCTGGAGCGATGTGGTACTGGTTGAAAAGGGCGAGCTGACGTCGGGCTCTACCTGGCATGCAGCGGGCCAGTGCCCGCATTTCACCGGCTCACTTAACCTGGCCAAGATCCATCACGAAGGCACACTGGTCTATCCCAGGCTGGAGGAAGAGACCGGGGAAGCGGTGTCCTGGCACGGCTGCGGCGGCCTGCGTCTTGCCATCACCGACGCGGAAGTCGAATGGTTCAAGCAGGTCTACGGCGTTTCCAAGCTCATCGGCTATGAAGCTGCCCTGATCGGACCTGACGAAATCAAGAAGTACCATCCCTATCTCGAGACCTTCGGGGTCAAGATGGCCTATGTCACCGTAACCGACGGCCATGTGGCACCGGCGGATGTCACCAACTCCATGGCAGCAGGCGCGCGCCAGGGTGGCGCGGAAATCTATCGCCGCACCATGGTTGAGAACATTGAACTGCTGCCCACCGGCGAATGGAAAGTCATCACCGACAAGGGCAGTATTGTGTGCGAACACGTGGTCAATGCGGCCGGCTCCTATGCCGACGTGGTGGGCGCATGGACCGGACATAATGTGCCGATCTGCAACATGCTGCACCATTACCTCATCACCGAACCGGTTCAGGAGCTGATCGACCTGAAAGACGAACTGCCGGTGGTTCGCGATCCCTACTCCCATTCCTACCTGCGTGAAGAAACAAACGGTGTTCTGGTTGGTCCTTATGAAACCGAAGGCGCACATGTGTGCTGGGACGGCAAGCCACCGACATGGGACTTTGAGAACGAACTGATCACACCGGAACTGGACCGGTTGATGCCGTGGCTGGAAAAGGCCACCGAGCGCATGCCGATCTTTGCCAATGCCGGCATCAAGTCGGTTATCTCCGGCGCCATCACCCACACCCCGGACGCCAACTTCCTGCTTGGTCCGGCACCCGGGCCGGCAAACTACTGGATGGCAACCGGCGCTTCCATCGGTGTCTGCCAGGGCGCAGGCGCGGGCAAGTACCTGGCACAATGGATGGTGCATGGCGCAACCGACATCAACATGGCTGAATTCGATCCACGCCGGTTCGGCAACTGGGCCGACAAGGACTATGCGACCGAGCTGTCCATCGTTGACTATCAGCACATGTATTACTGCTATCGCCACGGCGAGCAGCACATGAACAAACGGCCATTGCGCACATCGTCCCTGTATGACCGCCTGAAGGACCGCGGTGCCCAGTTCCAGGCTGTGTTCGGCTGGGAGCGCGCACGCTGGTTCTCCACCGACGGCAAGAGCGAAGACTATTCCTTCCGCCGCTCCAACTGGTTTGATGTGGTGGCTGAAGAGTGCAAGGCGGTGCGCGAAACCGCCGGTCTCATGGACCTCACGACATTTGCCAAGTTCGACGTGAAAGGCAAGGACGCAGAAAGCTTCCTGGAGCGCATATGCGCCAATCGCATCCCCAAGAAGGTCGGCGGCATCATGCTGGGCCACCTGGTCAAGGAAGGCGGGCGTATCGAGAGCGAGATCACCGTCACCCGCCTCGGCGAAGAGCACTTTTATGTCCTGTCAGCCGCCGTTGCCCAGTTGCATGACATGGATGCGTTGCGCTGGCGCCGCAGCAAGGACGAAGTCGTTACAATTACGGACGTAACGGATGATTTTGGCGTCCTGGCGCTGGCCGGTCCGTTGTCGCGGGATATTCTGCAGCCGCATACGCCGCAGGACCTGTCCAATGACGGACTGCGCTGGCTGCGCGGTACTATCACCGAGGTTGCCGGTATCAAGGATGTCCGTCTGATGCGGGTCAATTATGTGGGTGAACTGGGTTGGGAAATACATGCCCCGATGGATGGCCTGCCGGCAATCTTCGACGCCTTGATGGCAACCGGTGAACCATTGGGAATGCGACTCTTCGGCGCCTATGCCATGAACTCGCTTCGCATGGAGAAGGCCTATCGCGGTTGGGGAACCGAGCTGACCCAGGAAGTCACCCTGATCGAGGGCGACATGGAACGCTTCTGCCGTCTGGACAAGGAGTTCATCGGCAAAGCGGCTACACAGGCATCGAAACAGCGCGGCCCGCGTATCCAGCTTGTCTACATGGAGGTTGAAACAACCGATGCAGACTGTGCCGGCAATGAACCGATCTATCAGAACGGTGAGATTGTTGGCCTGACCACCGGCGGTGCCTATGGTCATGCGGTGAAAAAATCACTGACCTTTGCGTACCTGGATCCGAAAAAGGCCGACATGGCCAAGGACTTCGAGATCATGATGTTCGATGAAATGCAGCCTGCCAGGATCATCGAGCAACCGGCCTGGGATCCGGAGAATGTCCGCCTGAGAGCGTAG
- the ndk gene encoding nucleoside-diphosphate kinase, with translation MAVQRTFSIIKPDATRRNLTGKINSMIEAAGLRIVAQKRVKWSEDQAKEFYAVHKERPFYMDLVNFMTSGPVVVQVLEGEDAVAAYRTVMGATNPADADAGTIRKECAESIEANSVHGSDSVENAAIEIGQNFSEAEIVG, from the coding sequence ATGGCCGTCCAGCGCACATTCTCCATCATCAAGCCAGATGCTACCCGCCGCAATCTGACCGGCAAGATCAATTCCATGATTGAAGCTGCCGGCCTGCGCATCGTCGCGCAAAAGCGCGTGAAGTGGTCCGAAGACCAGGCCAAGGAGTTTTATGCCGTTCACAAGGAACGCCCGTTCTATATGGACCTCGTCAACTTCATGACCTCCGGCCCGGTTGTGGTACAGGTTCTTGAGGGCGAAGACGCTGTTGCGGCTTATCGCACCGTCATGGGCGCGACCAATCCGGCTGACGCTGATGCCGGTACAATCCGCAAGGAGTGCGCTGAGTCGATCGAGGCAAATTCCGTACACGGTTCCGACAGTGTTGAGAATGCCGCTATCGAAATCGGCCAGAATTTCTCGGAAGCTGAAATCGTCGGCTAG
- a CDS encoding VUT family protein, with protein MKIHQFFVAVVAMAVIIAGSNYLVQFPVHATIGAVQLADLLTYAAFTFPVAFLVTDLTNRLFGAAAARKVVFAGFAIAVLVSIILASPRIAIASGSAFLISQLMDVSIFDKLRSGQWWRAPLISSMVGAVVDTFIFFSFAFAASFSFLGAGLDFAVQPAPLLGVLAVEAPRWVSWALGDLMVKVTMALVLLAPYGLLWRRLDRVVGKTSVA; from the coding sequence ATGAAAATACATCAGTTCTTTGTTGCCGTGGTGGCGATGGCCGTGATCATTGCCGGGTCAAACTATCTTGTGCAGTTTCCGGTGCACGCGACCATTGGTGCCGTGCAACTGGCCGACCTTCTGACCTATGCCGCGTTTACGTTTCCGGTGGCATTCCTGGTGACGGACCTGACCAACCGGCTGTTCGGCGCCGCGGCGGCCCGCAAGGTGGTATTTGCAGGTTTTGCCATCGCAGTACTGGTTTCGATCATTCTGGCCAGCCCGCGCATTGCCATCGCATCCGGCTCGGCGTTCCTGATTTCCCAGCTGATGGACGTATCGATATTTGACAAGCTGCGGTCGGGCCAATGGTGGCGGGCGCCGTTGATTTCTTCCATGGTCGGCGCAGTCGTCGACACCTTCATCTTCTTCTCATTCGCTTTTGCAGCCAGTTTTTCCTTTCTGGGAGCAGGTCTCGACTTTGCCGTGCAGCCTGCGCCATTGCTTGGTGTGCTTGCCGTTGAGGCGCCACGCTGGGTGTCCTGGGCATTGGGCGATCTGATGGTCAAGGTAACGATGGCGCTGGTGTTGCTGGCACCTTATGGCCTGCTGTGGCGCCGTCTCGATCGAGTGGTCGGCAAGACCTCGGTTGCCTGA
- a CDS encoding molybdopterin-dependent oxidoreductase, which translates to MNLRPNIKTMHSVCPHDCPSTCALEVEVLDAYTIGRVRGARDNPYTAGVICEKVGRYAERIHHPDRLLHPLKRKGARGSGNWQQLSWEDALDEVAAAMLAAEEKHGAEAVWPYYFAGTMGLVMRDGMHRLRHVKKYSGMYDTICTSLPIAGYTAGTGSLSGTSSSEIAKSDLVVLWGTNPVNTQVNVMTHAAAARKSRGAKIAVVDVYETGSLKKADIGLVIRPGTDGALACAVMHVAFRDGYADRAYMEKYTDDPAGLETHLKDKTPQWAASVTGLSVEEIENFAAVVGRTSATYFRLGYGFARSRNGSANMHAVTSIAAVMGHWQHEGGGALHSNSGIYKWNKMMIEGLDAFDPAVRMLDQCRIGAVLNNDPYDLQGGPPVTVLFTQNTNPITVAPDQNAVKQGFARDDLFVCVHEQFMTETAELADIVLPATMFLEHDDVYQGSGHQFIQVGAKLIDAPGECRSNHQVICDLAGRVGAEHPGFAMSERELIDWTLENSGRMRIDDLQAARWCDVQPDFETAHFLNGFGHPDGRFRFKPEWQDVRHKAHVSSKGPVGQMPGFPDHWEVIMAADEVHPFRLATSPARTFLNTTFNETPGSVKREGRPELLMHPADMDASGFSDGQKVKIGNELGVVILHVRTHDKVKRGVVVSEGIWPNRSFEGGCGINTLVGADQPAPVGGGAFHDNHVWIRPA; encoded by the coding sequence ATGAACCTGCGCCCGAATATCAAGACAATGCACTCCGTATGTCCGCATGACTGTCCATCGACCTGTGCCCTGGAGGTCGAGGTCTTGGACGCCTACACCATTGGCCGGGTGCGCGGTGCCAGGGACAACCCCTACACCGCCGGGGTGATCTGCGAAAAGGTCGGCCGCTATGCCGAGCGTATCCATCATCCGGACAGGTTGCTGCATCCGCTGAAGCGCAAGGGCGCGCGCGGGTCAGGTAACTGGCAGCAATTGTCGTGGGAAGACGCACTTGACGAAGTCGCAGCAGCAATGCTGGCCGCAGAAGAAAAACACGGGGCCGAAGCCGTGTGGCCATACTACTTTGCCGGCACCATGGGGCTGGTCATGCGCGATGGAATGCATCGCCTGCGTCACGTAAAAAAATACTCCGGCATGTACGATACCATCTGCACGTCGCTGCCGATCGCAGGCTATACGGCGGGCACCGGCAGTCTCAGCGGCACCAGTTCCAGCGAGATAGCCAAGTCCGACCTGGTTGTTTTGTGGGGCACCAACCCGGTCAACACCCAGGTCAATGTCATGACCCATGCCGCTGCGGCCAGAAAGTCCCGGGGTGCGAAAATCGCCGTGGTTGACGTTTATGAAACCGGCTCTCTCAAGAAAGCCGATATCGGCCTCGTGATCCGCCCTGGCACCGATGGTGCGCTGGCGTGCGCTGTCATGCATGTCGCCTTCCGAGATGGCTACGCCGATCGCGCCTATATGGAAAAATACACCGACGATCCGGCGGGACTTGAGACACACCTGAAAGACAAGACACCGCAATGGGCCGCATCTGTCACGGGATTGAGTGTCGAAGAGATCGAGAATTTTGCAGCAGTTGTGGGCCGCACCAGCGCAACCTATTTCCGCCTCGGTTATGGTTTTGCCAGATCGCGCAACGGCTCGGCAAACATGCATGCGGTCACCAGTATTGCAGCGGTGATGGGGCATTGGCAGCATGAAGGCGGTGGCGCGCTGCATTCGAATTCCGGTATCTACAAATGGAACAAGATGATGATCGAGGGCCTTGATGCCTTCGACCCTGCGGTCCGTATGCTGGATCAGTGCCGCATAGGTGCTGTCCTCAACAATGACCCTTATGATTTGCAGGGTGGCCCGCCCGTCACTGTCCTGTTCACGCAAAACACCAATCCGATCACGGTTGCGCCGGATCAGAACGCGGTGAAACAGGGCTTTGCCAGAGATGATCTGTTTGTCTGTGTACACGAGCAGTTCATGACCGAAACGGCTGAGTTGGCGGACATCGTGCTGCCGGCCACCATGTTCCTGGAACACGACGACGTTTATCAGGGCAGCGGACATCAGTTCATTCAGGTCGGCGCGAAACTGATTGATGCTCCGGGCGAATGCCGCAGCAACCATCAGGTAATTTGTGACTTGGCTGGCAGGGTGGGCGCCGAGCATCCCGGATTCGCGATGAGTGAACGTGAGCTGATTGACTGGACGCTTGAAAATTCCGGCCGGATGCGTATCGACGATCTTCAAGCGGCCAGGTGGTGCGATGTTCAACCCGATTTTGAAACCGCTCACTTTCTCAACGGTTTCGGCCATCCCGACGGCAGGTTCCGGTTTAAACCCGAATGGCAGGATGTACGGCACAAGGCCCATGTCAGTTCAAAAGGCCCGGTTGGACAGATGCCCGGATTCCCGGATCACTGGGAAGTCATCATGGCGGCAGATGAAGTCCATCCGTTCCGGCTGGCCACCAGTCCTGCACGGACTTTTTTAAACACCACGTTCAACGAAACGCCCGGTTCGGTTAAGCGCGAAGGCCGGCCGGAACTGCTGATGCATCCCGCCGACATGGATGCAAGTGGATTTTCTGATGGCCAGAAGGTCAAAATCGGTAATGAACTGGGTGTCGTGATCCTGCATGTGCGTACGCACGACAAGGTAAAGCGCGGTGTCGTGGTATCTGAGGGCATCTGGCCGAACCGCAGTTTTGAAGGCGGTTGCGGCATTAACACCCTGGTCGGTGCCGATCAGCCTGCGCCGGTTGGCGGCGGTGCCTTTCACGACAATCATGTCTGGATCAGGCCAGCCTGA
- a CDS encoding DUF4399 domain-containing protein, which yields MNKLISIASLAATIALSGAALAGETPAPEGAGVYFINVNDGDTLTNPVTIQFGLKGMGVAPAGTEKEHTGHHHLIINETIEGEELNEPIPADDQHVHFGGGQTEKTLDLPAGTHTLQLVLGDWSHIPHNPPVMSEKITVTVK from the coding sequence ATGAACAAACTCATCTCAATCGCAAGCCTTGCCGCCACAATTGCATTGTCCGGTGCAGCCCTTGCCGGCGAAACCCCTGCTCCTGAAGGTGCCGGTGTCTACTTCATCAATGTCAATGACGGAGACACCCTGACCAACCCCGTAACCATCCAGTTCGGCCTCAAGGGCATGGGTGTCGCGCCGGCCGGTACTGAAAAGGAACATACCGGCCATCATCACCTGATTATCAATGAAACCATTGAAGGTGAGGAACTGAACGAACCCATTCCTGCCGACGACCAGCATGTGCATTTCGGCGGCGGCCAGACAGAAAAGACACTGGACCTGCCGGCAGGCACACACACCCTGCAACTGGTCCTGGGCGACTGGAGCCACATTCCGCACAATCCGCCGGTCATGTCCGAAAAGATCACCGTAACCGTGAAATAA
- a CDS encoding OmpA family protein — protein MKRVFQTSMLGALVVAAGLALAPVGSMAQSKDQVKQMSVEQLLQRQQVLRGEIDNGGGKKQKRQLRRVQRELKRRKNQAAQPQPAQPQPVQQQQEAQPQPQPKAQPVQQQQDQSANVNRLARRYLRNNANVRSMKDNQLQTRIRNGRNLLQQDGLSGKLKRQVRDQVKAARAETARRAAVVKTPKVQPVPQQQVQPALQGNNGDVKQRARRYLRNKKKVRRMSDAELQARIRDGNYIMERDKRLGENTERRVLKQLLLARDEKARRAKVANQPQPDQAGNVNRQARRYLQNDKNVRRMSDAELQTRIRNGRNLLQRDGLRNRLKRQVRDKVQTARAEADRRSTVVTPPQPDQSGNVNRQARRYLLNDKNVRRMSDGELRTRIRNGRNLLQRDGLRNRLERQVREQVRVARSEVDRRSQVTQQPASNVNREARDLLADNRSAASLRDPQLRRRLERARRIMGDSDLNRPLFRQVRRMARTDRDELRDRVARRDQNRAERREDRLDARQLLRDRRDVRDLNDRQLQRRIKSARDLLASNTLRAGQKERLRDLLREARREKRRRLIAGRADRRERLRRNRDNNQIIIQIPPVRIGPDRDDIAAAEADDELLEQQLVAPPRRRIERKFSRQEFRSGRPSARDSMPAIEVDTIRFGFNESFVREEEIPQLERIGEIIERIIAANPNEVFLIEGHTDAVGSAAYNQGLSSKRANAVRDAMLQFFNIERTNIETVGYGEEFLKIETEEEEAENRRVTIRRITPLLASR, from the coding sequence ATGAAACGGGTATTTCAAACGTCCATGCTGGGCGCGCTGGTGGTTGCCGCCGGCCTTGCGCTGGCGCCGGTCGGCAGCATGGCGCAAAGCAAAGACCAGGTTAAGCAAATGTCGGTTGAGCAGTTGCTGCAGCGCCAGCAGGTCCTGCGCGGCGAAATCGACAATGGAGGTGGCAAGAAACAGAAACGCCAGCTTCGCCGGGTTCAGCGTGAGCTCAAGCGCCGCAAGAATCAGGCGGCCCAACCACAACCGGCTCAGCCGCAGCCCGTACAGCAGCAGCAGGAAGCGCAGCCACAGCCTCAACCCAAGGCACAACCTGTTCAACAACAGCAGGATCAGTCTGCCAACGTAAACCGCCTGGCACGGCGTTATCTGCGCAACAATGCCAATGTGCGCAGCATGAAAGACAACCAGTTGCAGACCCGCATCCGCAATGGTCGCAATTTGCTGCAGCAGGACGGGTTGAGCGGCAAGCTCAAACGCCAGGTTCGTGACCAGGTCAAGGCCGCCCGCGCTGAAACCGCGCGCCGGGCTGCCGTCGTCAAAACGCCTAAGGTTCAGCCGGTCCCGCAACAACAGGTCCAGCCTGCCCTGCAAGGCAACAACGGTGATGTAAAACAACGGGCACGACGCTATCTGCGCAACAAGAAAAAAGTGCGTCGGATGAGTGATGCCGAACTGCAGGCCCGCATCCGTGATGGCAATTACATCATGGAGCGGGACAAGCGTTTGGGCGAAAACACGGAGCGCAGGGTGCTTAAACAGCTTCTGTTAGCCCGTGATGAGAAAGCTCGCCGCGCAAAAGTTGCGAACCAGCCACAGCCGGATCAGGCTGGCAATGTAAACCGCCAGGCCCGGCGCTATCTGCAGAATGACAAGAATGTGCGCCGGATGAGTGATGCCGAACTGCAGACCCGCATCCGCAACGGACGCAACCTGTTGCAGCGCGATGGCCTGCGCAACAGGCTGAAGCGCCAGGTTCGTGACAAGGTCCAGACTGCGCGCGCGGAGGCGGATCGTCGCTCTACCGTGGTGACACCACCGCAACCGGATCAGTCCGGCAATGTGAACCGCCAGGCCCGGCGCTACCTGCTCAATGACAAGAACGTGCGCAGGATGAGTGATGGTGAGTTGCGGACCCGTATTCGCAATGGCCGCAACCTGTTGCAGCGTGATGGCCTGCGCAACCGGCTTGAGCGCCAGGTGCGCGAACAGGTGCGTGTGGCACGGTCGGAAGTTGATCGCCGCTCACAGGTAACCCAGCAACCGGCTTCCAATGTCAACCGCGAAGCCCGCGATTTGCTGGCTGACAACAGGTCTGCCGCTTCACTGCGCGACCCGCAATTGCGCCGCAGGCTCGAACGGGCCCGCCGGATCATGGGTGACAGCGATCTCAATCGGCCGTTGTTCCGCCAGGTACGCCGCATGGCGCGTACCGATCGCGATGAATTGCGCGATCGTGTTGCCCGCCGTGACCAGAACCGGGCCGAACGGCGTGAAGACAGGCTGGATGCCCGTCAACTGCTGCGTGACCGTCGCGATGTTCGTGACCTGAACGACCGGCAGTTGCAGAGACGCATCAAGTCTGCCCGTGATCTGCTGGCCTCCAACACATTGCGTGCCGGTCAGAAGGAACGCCTGCGTGATCTGCTGCGCGAAGCTCGCCGTGAGAAACGCCGCAGGTTGATTGCCGGGCGTGCGGACCGCAGGGAAAGACTGCGCCGCAACCGCGACAACAACCAGATCATCATCCAGATCCCGCCAGTGCGCATCGGTCCCGACCGGGATGATATCGCCGCTGCAGAGGCTGATGATGAACTGCTTGAACAGCAGTTGGTGGCGCCACCGCGCCGGCGTATTGAACGCAAGTTCTCACGTCAGGAGTTCCGCAGTGGCCGTCCGTCGGCACGCGATTCCATGCCGGCCATTGAAGTGGACACAATCCGTTTTGGCTTCAATGAATCGTTTGTTCGCGAAGAGGAAATTCCTCAACTTGAACGAATTGGCGAGATCATTGAGCGCATCATCGCTGCCAACCCCAATGAGGTCTTCCTCATCGAAGGGCATACCGATGCGGTTGGATCTGCCGCCTACAATCAGGGTTTGTCATCCAAGCGTGCAAATGCGGTTCGCGATGCCATGCTGCAATTCTTCAACATAGAGCGCACCAACATCGAAACGGTGGGCTATGGCGAGGAGTTCCTCAAAATTGAAACCGAGGAAGAAGAGGCAGAAAACCGCCGTGTTACCATCCGGCGCATTACGCCGCTTCTTGCCAGCCGGTAA
- a CDS encoding RNA polymerase sigma factor encodes MRDELEQHLSALWRFALVLTRDAERARDLVQATCVRALEKAAMYHPDTRLDRWLMTMMMNVWRNELRAARVRTGSGTVEAENVLSFDGAGHVETNIFASQVLTAVAELPEAQRETVLLVYLEGWTYAEAAQALDVPIGTVMSRLAAARAKLAGMNPQNDAVRKSK; translated from the coding sequence GTGCGCGATGAACTGGAACAGCATCTGTCCGCCTTGTGGAGGTTCGCCCTCGTGCTGACCCGCGATGCGGAACGCGCGCGGGATCTGGTGCAGGCGACATGTGTCCGCGCGCTGGAAAAGGCCGCCATGTACCATCCCGACACCAGGCTGGACCGCTGGTTGATGACCATGATGATGAATGTGTGGCGCAATGAACTCAGGGCGGCGCGGGTGCGCACGGGAAGTGGTACGGTTGAGGCGGAAAACGTGTTGAGTTTTGACGGGGCCGGCCATGTGGAAACGAATATTTTCGCATCCCAGGTGTTAACTGCAGTAGCAGAGCTTCCAGAGGCCCAGCGTGAAACGGTTCTGCTGGTCTATCTCGAAGGATGGACATATGCAGAAGCGGCTCAGGCGCTGGATGTGCCAATCGGCACTGTTATGAGCAGGTTGGCTGCGGCACGGGCTAAATTGGCTGGTATGAATCCGCAAAACGATGCGGTCAGGAAATCGAAATGA